The following coding sequences lie in one Takifugu flavidus isolate HTHZ2018 chromosome 4, ASM371156v2, whole genome shotgun sequence genomic window:
- the psma5 gene encoding proteasome subunit alpha type-5, translating to MFLTRSEYDRGVNTFSPEGRLFQVEYAIEAIKLGSTAIGIQTSEGVCLAVEKRITSPLMEPNSIEKIVEIDSHIGCAMSGLIADAKTLIDKARVETQNHWFTYNETMTVESVTQAVSNLALQFGEEDADPGAMSRPFGVALLFGGVDEKGPQLYHMDPSGTFVQCDARAIGSASEGAQSSLQEVYHKSMTLKDAIKSSLTILKQVMEEKLNATNIELATVEPGKTFHMFSKEELEDVIKDI from the exons atgtttttgacAAGATCGGAATATGACAG GGGTGTAAACACATTCTCTCCTGAAGGAAGATTGTTTCAGGTTGAATATGCCATAGAGGCTATAAAG TTGGGGTCCACAGCTATTGGCATCCAGACATCGGAGGGGGTCTGTCTGGCAGTGGAGAAAAGGATTACTTCTCCTCTGATGGAGCCCAACAGCATTGAAAAGATTGTGGAGATTGACAGTCACATTG GTTGTGCTATGAGTGGTTTGATAGCCGATGCCAAGACTCTAATTGACAAAGCCAGAGTGGAAACACAG AACCACTGGTTCACGTACAATGAGACGATGACGGTGGAGAGCGTAACGCAGGCTGTGTCCAATTTGGCCCTGCAGTTTGGAGAGGAGGATGCTGACCCCGGAGCCATG AGTCGACCATTCGGCGTAGCGCTTCTGTTCGGTGGCGTGGATGAGAAAGGGCCTCAGCT GTACCACATGGACCCATCAGGAACGTTCGTGCAGTGTGACGCTCGTGCCATCGGCTCTGCATCCGAGGGAGCTCAGAGCTCTCTACAGGAGGTCTACCACAAG TCCATGACACTGAAGGATGCCATCAAATCATCCCTGACTATTCTgaagcaggtgatggaggagaagctgaacgCCACCAACATCGAG CTCGCAACGGTAGAGCCCGGGAAGACCTTCCACATGTTCtccaaagaggagctggaggatgtTATCAAGGATAT
- the LOC130523708 gene encoding matrix remodeling-associated protein 8-like encodes MKTTSIVLQALRFTYIFATCLLTTASGQSDRSSMVVAGYNVSAPAGSKVVLQCVSGRMVWTRDMVRDRQRVVHWDLFRDHPDYAMERVLDMFSAGDQRIYNSYNRGRVGLSPTAFTDGNFSLVIKGVTMNDRGLYSCNLHHLYCQLHEMIKIQLNVTKSRRKEQSFWDGQKPVYVVLLGSTVVLPCINRRKVWMDWSEEEDDQQVVHWDRQAPGVGHDRADRLVDLYSSGEQRNYGSQFLQRKMNISSRAFTDGDFSLTVSDLQLMDQGKYSCHLHHYYCGLHERREFQVTVEPPVVPTTVPSEEKASSKDDSPQVINVILPNQRHHFLLPLGYILTSFLLLVFIILIVVLVTRRHKSKAFYPQPSTRSERSRCGSEEFEMDSAEVTVHSAEDRNLDYKNNLLKAKARCSSPPKVIDLDKEMQKFSK; translated from the exons ATGAAGACAACGAGCATCGTTCTCCAGGCTCTCCGCTTCACCTACA tctttgcAACCTGTCTCCTCACTACAG CATCAGGCCAGTCAGACAGAAGCAGTATGGTGGTGGCTGGGTACAACGTGAGTGCCCCTGCTGGATCAAAGGTGGTGCTGCAGTGTGTAAGCGGCCGTATGGTGTGGACCAGGGACATGGTGAGGGACAGGCAAAGGGTGGTCCACTGGGACCTGTTCCGGGACCACCCAGACTATGCCATGGAGAGGGTGTTGGATATGTTCTCTGCAGGAGACCAGAGAATCTACAACTCCTACAACAGGGGCCGGGTCGGCCTGAGTCCAACCGCCTTCACGGATGGGAACTTCTCACTGGTCATCAAAG GCGTGACGATGAACGACAGAGGCCTGTACTCCTGCAACCTTCACCACCTCTACTGCCAGCTGCACGAGATGATCAAGATTCAACTCAACGTCACAAAATCGC GCCGCAAAGAACAGAGCTTCTGGGACGGACAGAAGCCGGTGTACGTGGTGCTGCTCGGCAGCACCGTCGTCCTGCCGTGCATCAACCGGcggaaggtgtggatggactggagcgaggaggaggacgaccaGCAG GTGGTTCACTGGGACCGCCAGGCCCCCGGAGTCGGCCACGACCGGGCCGACCGGTTGGTCGACCTCTACTCCTCTGGGGAGCAGCGCAACTACGGGTCACAGTTCCTCCAGAGGAAGATGAACATCAGCAGCCGAGCCTTCACGGACGGAGATTTTTCGCTGACCGTCTCTGACCTGCAG TTGATGGACCAGGGCAAGTATTCCTGCCACCTCCACCATTATTACTGCGGCCTCCACGAGAGGAGAGAGTTCCAGGTGACGGTGGAACCACCAGTGGTTCCGACCACTGTTCCCAGTGAGGAAAaag CCTCCTCCAAAGACGACTCACCCCAAGTCATCAATGTTATTCTGCCAAACCAAAGACACCACTTTCTCCTGCCATTGGGCTACATCctcacttccttcctgctgctggtcttcatcatcctcatcgtcGTCCTCGTCACCCGTAGACACAAGTCCAAAG CGTTTTATCCGCAGCCATCCACGAG GTCTGAGAGAAGCCGCTGCGGCTCGGAGGAGTTTGAGATGGACTCTGCCGAAGTGACCGTGCACAGCGCGGAGGACAGAAACCTCG ACTACAAGAACAACCTGCTGAAAGCGAAGGCTCGCTGCAGCTCTCCACCAAAGGTCATAGATCTGGACAAAG AGATGCAGAAATTTTCAAAGTGA